The following are from one region of the Corylus avellana chromosome ca1, CavTom2PMs-1.0 genome:
- the LOC132162753 gene encoding alanine--tRNA ligase, chloroplastic/mitochondrial isoform X1 — translation MESLKLPHSLRSSHGGKALIPFPSSSLSPKPPNRQFALSTGIFTRTIALFSPISLPCGHCDLMGARRMQFHTSSTSASIQPMTEELMGEASKDLPVSGDSIRRRFLNFYASRGHKVLPSASLVPDDPTVLLTIAGMLQFKPIFLGKVPRQVPCATTAQRCIRTNDVENVGRTTRHHTFFEMLGNFSFGDYFKKEAIKWAWELSTVEFGLPADRVWISVYEDDDEAFEIWRDEVGVPVERIKRMGEDDNFWNSGVTGPCGPCSELYYDFHPERGILDTDLGDDTRFIEFYNLVFMQYNKKEDGSLDPLKQKNIDTGLGLERLARILQKVPNNYETDLIYPIIEKASELANVSYALADDYTKMNLKIIGDHLRAIVYLISDGVFPSNIGRGYVVRRLIRRAVRTGRLLGIKGDGRGNLEGAFLPVVAEKVIELSTLIDADVKNIASRILEELKREELRFVQTLERGEKLLDEMLANALLSAKENGTAPCLSGKDAFLLYDTYGFPVEITKEVAEERGAIIDMDGFDIEMENQRRQSQAAHSAVKLAVGNGADLAENVPDTEFLGYDNLYARAVVESLLVNGNPVIQVSEGSDVEVLLNRTPFYAESGGQIGDHGFLYFNDGESLQKAVVEIKDVQKSFGNIFVHKGTIREGVLEVGREVEAAVDAKLRQRAKVHHTATHLLQAALKKVVGQETSQAGSLVSFDRLRFDFNFHRQLLDSELMEIEGLINRWIGDATLLQTKVMPLSDAKSAGAIAMFGEKYGEQVRVVEVPGVSMELCGGTHVSNTSEIRGFKIISEQGIASGIRRIEAVAGEAFIEYVNARDYHMKNLCSTLKVKAEEVTTRVENLLEELRMARNEVSALRSKAAEYKASIIASKAFLVGTSKKIRVLVECMDDTDADSLKSAAEYLVDALQDPAAVVLGSCPGEGKVSLVAAFTPGVVDLGVQAGKFIGPIAKLCGGGGGGRPNFAQAGGRKPENLSSALEKAQSELVSILTEKAS, via the exons ATGGAAAGCTTGAAGCTCCCACACTCTTTACGCAGCAGCCATGGAGGCAAGGCTCTCATCCCATTTCCATCTTCAAGCTTGTCTCCCAAACCGCCAAACCGCCAATTTGCGCTTTCCACTG GTATTTTTACGAGAACCATTGCCCTTTTTTCTCCTATTAGTTTGCCCTGTGGTCATTGTGATCTCATGGGAGCACGGCGCATGCAATTTCACACAAGCAGTACATCAG CATCAATACAGCCCATGACTGAGGAACTGATGGGGGAGGCATCCAAGGATCTACCTGTAAGTGGGGATTCTATACGCCGTCGTTTCCTTAATTTTTATGCTTCCCGTGGTCACAAGGTTCTTCCAAGTGCTTCTCTGGTGCCGGATGATCCAACAGTTCTACTGACAATTGCTGGAATGCTTCAATTCAAGCCTATATTCCTTGGAAAG GTTCCCAGACAGGTTCCTTGTGCTACGACTGCACAAAGGTGTATACGTACCAATGACGTGGAGAATGTAGGTCGAACCACTCGACATCACACGTTTTTTGAGATGCTTGGAAACTTCAGTTTTGGAGATTACTTCAAGAAGGAAGCAATTAAATGGGCATGGGAGCTTTCAACAGTGGA ATTTGGATTGCCAGCTGACAGGGTATGGATTAGTGTTTACGAAGACGATGATGAAGCTTTTGAAATCTGGCGTGATGAG GTGGGGGTTCCTGTGGAGCGTATAAAGAGGATGGGTGAAGATGACAATTTCTGGAATAGTGGAGTTACTGGTCCCTGTGGTCCTTGCTCAGAGCTTTATTATGATTTCCATCCTGAGAGGGGAATTTTAGACACT GATCTTGGAGATGATACTAGGTTCATAGAGTTCTACAATCTGGTTTTCATGCAATACAACAAAAAGGAGGACGGTTCGCTCGATCCCTTAAAACAGAAGAATATAGACACTGGGCTTGGTCTAGAGCGTTTGGCTCGCATCCTTCAGAAG GTTCCAAACAACTACGAGACCGACTTGATTTATCCCATTATAGAGAAGGCCTCAGAGTTGGCAAATGTGTCGTATGCTCTTGCTGATGATTATACCAAGATGAACCTTAAA ATTATAGGAGATCATTTGCGTGCAATTGTATATCTCATATCAGATGGGGTGTTCCCATCAAACATTGGGAGAGGTTATGTTGTTCGGCGCCTCATCAGAAGGGCTGTCCGTACTGGCAGGTTGCTTGGTATAAAGGGGGATGGTAGGGGTAACCTTGAAGGAGCATTTTTACCAGTTGTTGCGGAAAAAGTAATAGAATTAAGCACCCTTATTGATGCGGATGTAAAAAACATAGCATCCCGTATTCTTGAGGAGTTGAAAAGGGAAGAACTTCGTTTTGTACAGACAttagagagaggagaaaaattGCTGGATGAAATGCTTGCTAATGCATTATTAAGTGCAAAAGAAAATGGAACTGCACCTTGTTTGTCCGGAAAGGATGCTTTTCTTTTGTATGACACATATGGGTTTCCAGTTGAGATAACAAAAGAAGTGGCTGAAGAACGTGGAGCCATTATAGATATGGATGGTTTTGATATTGAAATGGAGAACCAAAGGCGTCAATCTCAGGCTGCACATAGTGCTGTTAAACTTGCAGTTGGAAATGGTGCAGATCTGGCAGAAAATGTACCTGACACTGAATTTCTTGGATATGACAACCTTTATGCTAGAGCGGTAGTGGAAAGCCTTCTGGTGAACGGGAACCCTGTGATACAGGTTTCTGAAGGAAGTGATGTAGAAGTTCTGCTAAACAGGACTCCATTTTATGCTGAATCAGGCGGTCAAATTGGAGATCATGGATTTCTATATTTTAACGATGGTGAAAGCCTACAGAAAGCTGTTGTAGAGATAAAAGATGTCCAAAAATCCTTTGGTAACATATTTGTTCATAAGGGTACTATTAGAGAGGGAGTTCTAGAGGTTGGTAGAGAAGTGGAAGCAGCGGTAGATGCTAAACTTAGGCAGCGAGCTAAG GTTCATCATACTGCTACTCATTTGCTACAAGCTGCACTTAAGAAAGTTGTAGGGCAGGAAACATCACAAGCCGGTTCATTGGTATCTTTTGATCGTCTCAGATTTGATTTCAACTTCCACCGACAACTTCTTGACAGTGAGCTCATGGAAATTGAAGGACTAATCAACAGATGGATTGGGGATGCAACCCTTCTTCAAACCAAAGTCATGCCTCTTTCTGACGCAAAAAGTGCAGGGGCTATTGCAATGTTTGGGGAAAAGTATGGAGAGCAG GTGCGTGTTGTAGAGGTCCCAGGAGTATCAATGGAACTTTGTGGTGGGACCCATGTTAGCAATACCTCTGAGATACGTGGCTTCAAAATAATCTCAGAGCAGGGTATTGCATCTGGAATTAGACGTATAGAAGCGGTGGCTGGTGAAGCTTTCATTGAATATGTCAATGCTAGAGATTACCATATGAAAAATCTATGTTCGACTCTcaaa GTCAAAGCTGAAGAAGTAACAACCAGGGTAGAAAACCTCCTAGAGGAGTTACGGATGGCAAGAAATGAAGTTTCTGCTTTGCGATCAAAAGCAGCAGAATACAAAGCATCAATTATTGCAAGCAAGGCATTCCTAGTGGGAACCTCAAAAAAGATAAG GGTATTAGTCGAGTGCATGGATGATACTGATGCTGATTCACTAAAAAGCGCGGCGGAGTATCTGGTGGATGCGCTACAAGATCCAGCAGCTGTTGTATTGGGCTCCTGTCCAGGTGAAGGGAAGGTTAGTCTGGTTGCTGCATTCACTCCTGGAGTCGTTGATTTAGGAGTACAGGCAGGGAAGTTCATAGGGCCTATAGCTAAGTTGTGCGGTGGGGGAGGGGGCGGCAGGCCGAATTTTGCTCAGGCAGGCGGCAGGAAGCCTGAAAATTTGTCAAGTGCTCTGGAAAAAGCACAGTCAGAGCTTGTTTCAATCCTGACTGAGAAGGCAAGCTGA
- the LOC132162753 gene encoding alanine--tRNA ligase, chloroplastic/mitochondrial isoform X2 produces MEARLSSHFHLQACLPNRQTANLRFPLVFLREPLPFFLLLVCPVVIVISWEHGACNFTQAVHQVAVFKSSIQPMTEELMGEASKDLPVSGDSIRRRFLNFYASRGHKVLPSASLVPDDPTVLLTIAGMLQFKPIFLGKVPRQVPCATTAQRCIRTNDVENVGRTTRHHTFFEMLGNFSFGDYFKKEAIKWAWELSTVEFGLPADRVWISVYEDDDEAFEIWRDEVGVPVERIKRMGEDDNFWNSGVTGPCGPCSELYYDFHPERGILDTDLGDDTRFIEFYNLVFMQYNKKEDGSLDPLKQKNIDTGLGLERLARILQKVPNNYETDLIYPIIEKASELANVSYALADDYTKMNLKIIGDHLRAIVYLISDGVFPSNIGRGYVVRRLIRRAVRTGRLLGIKGDGRGNLEGAFLPVVAEKVIELSTLIDADVKNIASRILEELKREELRFVQTLERGEKLLDEMLANALLSAKENGTAPCLSGKDAFLLYDTYGFPVEITKEVAEERGAIIDMDGFDIEMENQRRQSQAAHSAVKLAVGNGADLAENVPDTEFLGYDNLYARAVVESLLVNGNPVIQVSEGSDVEVLLNRTPFYAESGGQIGDHGFLYFNDGESLQKAVVEIKDVQKSFGNIFVHKGTIREGVLEVGREVEAAVDAKLRQRAKVHHTATHLLQAALKKVVGQETSQAGSLVSFDRLRFDFNFHRQLLDSELMEIEGLINRWIGDATLLQTKVMPLSDAKSAGAIAMFGEKYGEQVRVVEVPGVSMELCGGTHVSNTSEIRGFKIISEQGIASGIRRIEAVAGEAFIEYVNARDYHMKNLCSTLKVKAEEVTTRVENLLEELRMARNEVSALRSKAAEYKASIIASKAFLVGTSKKIRVLVECMDDTDADSLKSAAEYLVDALQDPAAVVLGSCPGEGKVSLVAAFTPGVVDLGVQAGKFIGPIAKLCGGGGGGRPNFAQAGGRKPENLSSALEKAQSELVSILTEKAS; encoded by the exons ATGGAGGCAAGGCTCTCATCCCATTTCCATCTTCAAGCTTGTCTCCCAAACCGCCAAACCGCCAATTTGCGCTTTCCACTG GTATTTTTACGAGAACCATTGCCCTTTTTTCTCCTATTAGTTTGCCCTGTGGTCATTGTGATCTCATGGGAGCACGGCGCATGCAATTTCACACAAGCAGTACATCAGGTTGCTGTATTTAAGT CATCAATACAGCCCATGACTGAGGAACTGATGGGGGAGGCATCCAAGGATCTACCTGTAAGTGGGGATTCTATACGCCGTCGTTTCCTTAATTTTTATGCTTCCCGTGGTCACAAGGTTCTTCCAAGTGCTTCTCTGGTGCCGGATGATCCAACAGTTCTACTGACAATTGCTGGAATGCTTCAATTCAAGCCTATATTCCTTGGAAAG GTTCCCAGACAGGTTCCTTGTGCTACGACTGCACAAAGGTGTATACGTACCAATGACGTGGAGAATGTAGGTCGAACCACTCGACATCACACGTTTTTTGAGATGCTTGGAAACTTCAGTTTTGGAGATTACTTCAAGAAGGAAGCAATTAAATGGGCATGGGAGCTTTCAACAGTGGA ATTTGGATTGCCAGCTGACAGGGTATGGATTAGTGTTTACGAAGACGATGATGAAGCTTTTGAAATCTGGCGTGATGAG GTGGGGGTTCCTGTGGAGCGTATAAAGAGGATGGGTGAAGATGACAATTTCTGGAATAGTGGAGTTACTGGTCCCTGTGGTCCTTGCTCAGAGCTTTATTATGATTTCCATCCTGAGAGGGGAATTTTAGACACT GATCTTGGAGATGATACTAGGTTCATAGAGTTCTACAATCTGGTTTTCATGCAATACAACAAAAAGGAGGACGGTTCGCTCGATCCCTTAAAACAGAAGAATATAGACACTGGGCTTGGTCTAGAGCGTTTGGCTCGCATCCTTCAGAAG GTTCCAAACAACTACGAGACCGACTTGATTTATCCCATTATAGAGAAGGCCTCAGAGTTGGCAAATGTGTCGTATGCTCTTGCTGATGATTATACCAAGATGAACCTTAAA ATTATAGGAGATCATTTGCGTGCAATTGTATATCTCATATCAGATGGGGTGTTCCCATCAAACATTGGGAGAGGTTATGTTGTTCGGCGCCTCATCAGAAGGGCTGTCCGTACTGGCAGGTTGCTTGGTATAAAGGGGGATGGTAGGGGTAACCTTGAAGGAGCATTTTTACCAGTTGTTGCGGAAAAAGTAATAGAATTAAGCACCCTTATTGATGCGGATGTAAAAAACATAGCATCCCGTATTCTTGAGGAGTTGAAAAGGGAAGAACTTCGTTTTGTACAGACAttagagagaggagaaaaattGCTGGATGAAATGCTTGCTAATGCATTATTAAGTGCAAAAGAAAATGGAACTGCACCTTGTTTGTCCGGAAAGGATGCTTTTCTTTTGTATGACACATATGGGTTTCCAGTTGAGATAACAAAAGAAGTGGCTGAAGAACGTGGAGCCATTATAGATATGGATGGTTTTGATATTGAAATGGAGAACCAAAGGCGTCAATCTCAGGCTGCACATAGTGCTGTTAAACTTGCAGTTGGAAATGGTGCAGATCTGGCAGAAAATGTACCTGACACTGAATTTCTTGGATATGACAACCTTTATGCTAGAGCGGTAGTGGAAAGCCTTCTGGTGAACGGGAACCCTGTGATACAGGTTTCTGAAGGAAGTGATGTAGAAGTTCTGCTAAACAGGACTCCATTTTATGCTGAATCAGGCGGTCAAATTGGAGATCATGGATTTCTATATTTTAACGATGGTGAAAGCCTACAGAAAGCTGTTGTAGAGATAAAAGATGTCCAAAAATCCTTTGGTAACATATTTGTTCATAAGGGTACTATTAGAGAGGGAGTTCTAGAGGTTGGTAGAGAAGTGGAAGCAGCGGTAGATGCTAAACTTAGGCAGCGAGCTAAG GTTCATCATACTGCTACTCATTTGCTACAAGCTGCACTTAAGAAAGTTGTAGGGCAGGAAACATCACAAGCCGGTTCATTGGTATCTTTTGATCGTCTCAGATTTGATTTCAACTTCCACCGACAACTTCTTGACAGTGAGCTCATGGAAATTGAAGGACTAATCAACAGATGGATTGGGGATGCAACCCTTCTTCAAACCAAAGTCATGCCTCTTTCTGACGCAAAAAGTGCAGGGGCTATTGCAATGTTTGGGGAAAAGTATGGAGAGCAG GTGCGTGTTGTAGAGGTCCCAGGAGTATCAATGGAACTTTGTGGTGGGACCCATGTTAGCAATACCTCTGAGATACGTGGCTTCAAAATAATCTCAGAGCAGGGTATTGCATCTGGAATTAGACGTATAGAAGCGGTGGCTGGTGAAGCTTTCATTGAATATGTCAATGCTAGAGATTACCATATGAAAAATCTATGTTCGACTCTcaaa GTCAAAGCTGAAGAAGTAACAACCAGGGTAGAAAACCTCCTAGAGGAGTTACGGATGGCAAGAAATGAAGTTTCTGCTTTGCGATCAAAAGCAGCAGAATACAAAGCATCAATTATTGCAAGCAAGGCATTCCTAGTGGGAACCTCAAAAAAGATAAG GGTATTAGTCGAGTGCATGGATGATACTGATGCTGATTCACTAAAAAGCGCGGCGGAGTATCTGGTGGATGCGCTACAAGATCCAGCAGCTGTTGTATTGGGCTCCTGTCCAGGTGAAGGGAAGGTTAGTCTGGTTGCTGCATTCACTCCTGGAGTCGTTGATTTAGGAGTACAGGCAGGGAAGTTCATAGGGCCTATAGCTAAGTTGTGCGGTGGGGGAGGGGGCGGCAGGCCGAATTTTGCTCAGGCAGGCGGCAGGAAGCCTGAAAATTTGTCAAGTGCTCTGGAAAAAGCACAGTCAGAGCTTGTTTCAATCCTGACTGAGAAGGCAAGCTGA
- the LOC132192007 gene encoding expansin-like A2, with protein sequence MAFFVCFIFFLISSATACDRCVHQTRAAYFSKASALSSGACGYGSLALGFNGGNLAAGVPSLYKDGAGCGACFQIRCKNTTLCSREGTRVILTDLNNNNQTDFVLTSRAFTAMAQKGLDQHILKLGIVDVEYKRVPCQYKNQNLAVRVEESSQKPNYLAIKFLYQGGQTEIVSVDVAQVGSSNWGFLSRNHGAVWDTSRVPSGPLQFRLVVTAGYDGKWIWARKNVLPADWKTGVIYDSGVQINDIAQEGCSPCDDGNWK encoded by the exons ATGGCTTTCTTCgtttgctttattttctttctgattTCATCTGCAACTGCTTGTGATCGTTGCGTGCACCAAACCAGGGCTGCCTATTTCTCTAAAGCATCAGCACTTTCAT CTGGGGCTTGTGGGTATGGGTCCTTGGCATTAGGCTTCAACGGTGGAAACCTTGCAGCTGGGGTTCCTTCCCTTTACAAAGATGGAGCTGGCTGTGGAGCATGCTTTCAG ATAAGATGCAAGAACACAACTCTTTGTAGCAGAGAAGGGACCAGAGTGATTTTGACCGACCTCAATAACAATAACCAAACAGACTTTGTTCTCACCAGCAGAGCTTTCACGGCTATGGCTCAAAAGGGTCTGGACCAGCACATTTTGAAGCTTGGGATTGTAGACGTGGAATACAAGAG GGTGCCTTGTCAATACAAGAATCAAAATTTGGCCGTGAGAGTAGAGGAATCAAGCCAGAAGCCAAACTACTTGGCCATCAAATTTCTGTATCAGGGTGGTCAAACAGAAATTGTTAGTGTTGATGTAGCTCAG GTTGGTTCTTCGAACTGGGGTTTCTTGAGTCGAAATCATGGGGCGGTGTGGGACACAAGCAGAGTGCCGTCGGGGCCGCTGCAATTCCGGTTGGTAGTGACGGCCGGGTACGACGGGAAGTGGATTTGGGCACGGAAAAATGTCCTTCCGGCAGACTGGAAAACGGGGGTGATATATGATTCAGGAGTTCAAATCAACGATATTGCACAGGAGGGTTGCTCTCCATGTGATGATGGGAATTGGAAATGA